In Zonotrichia albicollis isolate bZonAlb1 chromosome 3, bZonAlb1.hap1, whole genome shotgun sequence, a single window of DNA contains:
- the CCNC gene encoding cyclin-C isoform X1, whose amino-acid sequence MAGNFWQSSHYLQWILDKQDLLKERQKDLKFLTEEEYWKLQIFFTNVIQALGEHLKLRQQVIATATVYFKRFYARYSLKSIDPVLMAPTCVFLASKVEEFGVVSNTRLISAATSVLKTRFSYAFPKEFPYRMNHILECEFYLLELMDCCLIVYHPYRPLLQYVQDMGQEDMLLPLAWRIVNDTYRTDLCLLYPPFMIALACLHVACVVQQKDARQWFAELSVDMEKILEIIRVILKLYEQWKNFDERKEMATILSKMPKPKPPPNSEGEQGPNGSQNSSYSQS is encoded by the exons ATGGCCGGGAACTTCTGGCAGAGCTCTCACTA CTTACAATGGATTTTGGATAAACAAGATCTATTGAAAGAACGCCAGAAAGACTTGAAATTTCTGACTGAAGAAGAATATTGGAAGCTACAGATATTTTTTACTAATG ttatccAGGCTTTAGGTGAACATCTTAAATTAAGACAACAAGTTATTGCCACTGCTACAGTCTACTTCAAGAGATTCTATGCCAG ATATTCCCTAAAAAGTATAGATCCAGTATTAATGGCTCCTACGTGTGTGTTTTTGGCATCCAAAGTAGAG gaatTTGGTGTTGTTTCAAATACAAGATTGATTTCTGCTGCTACTTCTGTAT TGAAAACTAGATTTTCATATGCCTTTCCAAAGGAGTTTCCTTATAGGATGAACCAT ATACTAGAATGTGAATTCTATCTCTTAGAATTAATG GACTGCTGTTTGATAGTATATCATCCTTATAGACCTTTGCTCCAATATGTGCAAGATATGGGCCAAGAAGACATGCTGCTACCTCTTGCATG GAGGATAGTGAATGACACATACAGAACTGATCTTTGTCTGCTGTACCCTCCTTTCATGATAGCTCTAG CTTGCCTACATGTGGCCTGTGTTGTCCAGCAGAAGGATGCAAGGCAATGGTTTGCTGAGCTGTCTGTTGATATGGAAAAG ATTTTAGAAATAATCAGGGTTATTCTGAAGCTGTATGAGCAGTGGAAGAACTTTGATGAGAGAAAAGAGATGGCTACTATTCTTAGTAAAATGCCTAAACCAAAACCACCTCCAAACAG TGAAGGAGAACAGGGTCCAAATGGTAGCCAGAACTCTAGTTATAGCCAATCTTAA
- the TSTD1 gene encoding thiosulfate:glutathione sulfurtransferase — MGPGGWWRAARALRVAGGGWSRAAAPGPTCRRLCAASAPSVSYQELKDLKKANVLHIDVRERWEIDRFGKIPESINIPLGELTEALQMDPTDFKEQYNQKMPSKSDPVVFSCLAGTRSKQALGFAMSLGFSRAQHYGGGFDDWVKHEPPEKK, encoded by the exons ATGGGCCCCGGGGGCTGGTGGCGGGCGGCGCGGGCCCTGCGGGTGGCGGGCGGCGGCTGGAGCCGGGCGGCAGCGCCCG GCCCCACCTGCCGCCGCCTCTGCGCCGCCTCTGCGCCGAGCGTGTCCTACCAGGAGCTCAAAGACCTGAAGAAGGCCAACGTGCTTCACATTGACGTGCGGGAGAGGTGGGAGATCGACAGGTTTGGAAAAATCCCCGAGTCCATCAACATACCGC TGGGTGAATTAACGGAAGCTCTACAAATGGACCCAACGGATTTCAAGGAGCAGTATAATCAAAAAATGCCATCCAAGTCAGACCCTGTGGTTTTCTCCTGTTTGGCAGGAACAAGAAGTAAACAAGCACTTGGTTTTGCCATGTCCTTGGGTTTCAGCAG AGCTCAGCATTATGGTGGTGGCTTTGATGACTGGGTAAAACATGAACCTCCAGAAAAGAAATGA
- the CCNC gene encoding cyclin-C isoform X2, with protein sequence MAPTCVFLASKVEEFGVVSNTRLISAATSVLKTRFSYAFPKEFPYRMNHILECEFYLLELMDCCLIVYHPYRPLLQYVQDMGQEDMLLPLAWRIVNDTYRTDLCLLYPPFMIALACLHVACVVQQKDARQWFAELSVDMEKILEIIRVILKLYEQWKNFDERKEMATILSKMPKPKPPPNSEGEQGPNGSQNSSYSQS encoded by the exons ATGGCTCCTACGTGTGTGTTTTTGGCATCCAAAGTAGAG gaatTTGGTGTTGTTTCAAATACAAGATTGATTTCTGCTGCTACTTCTGTAT TGAAAACTAGATTTTCATATGCCTTTCCAAAGGAGTTTCCTTATAGGATGAACCAT ATACTAGAATGTGAATTCTATCTCTTAGAATTAATG GACTGCTGTTTGATAGTATATCATCCTTATAGACCTTTGCTCCAATATGTGCAAGATATGGGCCAAGAAGACATGCTGCTACCTCTTGCATG GAGGATAGTGAATGACACATACAGAACTGATCTTTGTCTGCTGTACCCTCCTTTCATGATAGCTCTAG CTTGCCTACATGTGGCCTGTGTTGTCCAGCAGAAGGATGCAAGGCAATGGTTTGCTGAGCTGTCTGTTGATATGGAAAAG ATTTTAGAAATAATCAGGGTTATTCTGAAGCTGTATGAGCAGTGGAAGAACTTTGATGAGAGAAAAGAGATGGCTACTATTCTTAGTAAAATGCCTAAACCAAAACCACCTCCAAACAG TGAAGGAGAACAGGGTCCAAATGGTAGCCAGAACTCTAGTTATAGCCAATCTTAA